Proteins from a single region of Hordeum vulgare subsp. vulgare chromosome 6H, MorexV3_pseudomolecules_assembly, whole genome shotgun sequence:
- the LOC123401420 gene encoding cryptochrome-1-like: MSASLSMSGGAGEAATRTVVWFRRDLRVEDNPALAAAARTAGEVVPAYVWAPEEDGPYYPGRVSRWWLSQSLKHLDASLRRLGASRLVTRRSTDTVAALLELVRSTGATHLFFNHLYDPLSLVRDHRVKQVLAAEGISVQSFNSDLLYEPWEVLDDHGSPFTMFTSFWNKCLCMVDPPAPMLPPKRINSGDLTRCSSDDLIFEDDSERGSNALLARAWSPGWQNADKAFTAFINGPLIDYSVNRKKADSANTSLLSPYLHFGELSVRKVFHQVRMKQLTWSNESNRDGEEGCSLFLRSIGLREYSRYLAFNHPCSHEKPLLAHLRFFPWVVNEVYFKVWRQGRTGYPLVDAGMRELWATGWLHDRIRVVVSSFFVKVLQLPWRWGMKYFWDTLLDADLESDALGWQYISGSLPDGRELDRIDNPQFEGYKFDPYGEYVRRWLPELARLPTEWIHHPWDAPESVLQAAGIELGSNYPLPIVELDEAKSRLQDALSEMWELEAASRAEIENGMEEGLGDSSDEPPIAFPQELQHMEVDRATSHTPATAGPARRRADQMVPSITSSLVRAETETELSAVFESEVSRPEVPSQVHFQAQPRMESREQVASDGTAARYNQQYTLHRVQGGGIAPSTSEASSSWTGREGGVVPVWSPPAASGHSDPYAADETDISSRSYLDRNPQSHNRLMNWNQLSQSS, from the exons ATGTCAGCGTCGCTGTCGATGAGCGGCGGAGCCGGGGAGGCTGCGACGCGGACGGTTGTGTGGTTCAGGCGGGACCTGCGCGTGGAGGACAACCCGGCCCTAGCGGCAGCGGCGCGAACAGCCGGGGAGGTGGTGCCAGCGTACGTGTGGGCGCCGGAGGAGGACGGGCCCTACTACCCTGGGCGGGTGTCCCGGTGGTGGCTCAGCCAGAGCCTCAAGCACCTGGACGCCTCGCTGCGCCGGCTCGGCGCCAGCCGGCTGGTCACCCGGCGGTCGACCGACACCGTCGCCGCGCTGCTCGAGCTCGTCCGCAGCACCGGCGCCACCCATCTCTTCTTCAACCACCTCTACG acccgctgtcgctggtccgggaCCACCGGGTGAAGCAAGTGCTGGCGGCCGAGGGCATCTCCGTGCAGTCCTTCAACTCCGACCTGCTCTACGAGCCATGGGAGGTCCTCGACGACCACGGCTCCCCCTTCACCATGTTCACGTCCTTCTGGAACAAGTGCCTCTGTATGGTCGACCCCCCCGCGCCCATGCTGCCACCCAAGAGGATCAATTCAG GTGACTTGACGAGGTGCTCATCAGACGACCTGATTTTCGAAGACGACTCGGAGAGGGGGAGCAACGCGCTGCTCGCACGGGCGTGGTCGCCGGGGTGGCAGAACGCCGACAAGGCTTTCACAGCCTTCATCAACGGCCCGCTCATCGACTACTCCGTCAACCGCAAGAAGGCCGACAGTGCAAACACCTCACTGCTCTCCCCTTACCTGCACTTTGGCGAGCTCAGCGTCCGCAAGGTCTTCCATCAAGTACGGATGAAGCAGCTAACATGGAGCAACGAGAGCAACCGTGACGGCGAGGAAGGCTGCAGCCTCTTCCTCCGCTCCATCGGCCTGCGAGAGTACTCCAGGTACCTCGCCTTCAACCACCCGTGCAGCCACGAGAAGCCCCTCCTGGCTCATCTCAGGTTCTTCCCCTGGGTGGTCAATGAGGTCTACTTCAAGGTCTGGAGGCAGGGTAGGACCGGCTATCCTCTTGTCGACGCCGGCATGAGGGAGCTTTGGGCCACCGGCTGGCTGCATGACAGGATACGTGTCGTCGTCTCAAGCTTCTTCGTCAAGGTTCTCCAGCTGCCATGGCGCTGGGGGATGAAGTACTTCTGGGACACCTTGCTGGACGCCGACCTTGAGAGCGACGCCTTGGGCTGGCAGTACATCTCCGGGTCTCTACCTGATGGCCGTGAGCTCGACCGCATTGACAATCCACAG TTTGAAGGATACAAGTTCGACCCATACGGGGAGTACGTGCGTCGATGGCTACCGGAGCTGGCAAGGCTACCAACGGAATGGATACACCACCCCTGGGATGCACCCGAGTCTGTGCTGCAGGCTGCAGGAATTGAGCTAGGTTCCAATTACCCTCTCCCCATTGTTGAGCTAGATGAAGCCAAGTCCAGGTTACAGGACGCCCTGTCAGAGATGTGGGAGCTTGAGGCGGCCTCTCGTGCTGAGATAGAGAATGGAATGGAGGAAGGCCTGGGAGACTCCTCGGATGAGCCACCCATTGCCTTCCCCCAAGAGCTGCAGCACATGGAAGTGGACCGTGCCACTAGCCACACACCGGCGACCGCTGGTCCTGCCCGGAGACGAGCAGATCAGATGGTGCCTAGCATCACCTCTTCCTTGGTCAGAGCTGAAACAGAAACAGAACTTTCCGCAGTTTTTGAAAGCGAAGTGAGTAGGCCGGAGGTGCCATCGCAGGTGCATTTCCAGGCTCAGCCTCGGATGGAAAGCAGGGAACAAGTTGCCAGCGACGGCACTGCTGCCAGATACAACCAGCAGTATACCCTACACCGTGTGCAGGGCGGCGGCATAGCACCATCCACGTCAGAGGCATCAAGCAGCTGGACTGGGAGAGAAGGTGGGGTAGTACCCGTCTGGTCACCTCCGGCTGCGTCGGGCCATTCAGATCCTTATGCTGCGGATGAAACTGACATTTCCAGTAGGAGTTATCTGGACAGGAACCCGCAGTCACATAATAGGTTGATGAACTGGAACCAGCTTTCCCAGTCATCGTGA